One window of Dermacentor albipictus isolate Rhodes 1998 colony chromosome 9, USDA_Dalb.pri_finalv2, whole genome shotgun sequence genomic DNA carries:
- the Fim gene encoding plastin-2 isoform X2, protein MAGTRHSLLLSDEQREELSGQFETLSKGFVELSNLRDALATVGFKLPQWKVRQMIEDMERRRGALAEPGRLSMAEFEQIYAELRGQEVSAGFKAMLSKKDNVQTLGGMSEASSEGTTHSVRHEERAAFSDWINRNLSSDPDLAHLLPIPMPGEVLYDRVKDGILLCKMINHSCPETIDERAINKKGLTVYTKHENLTLALSSAQSIGCSIVNIDAHDLARGKPHLVLGLLWQIIKIGLFNQITLQHCPGLVQLVQPGEDMAHLLHLAPEAILLRWCNYHLERAGTNRRLNNFTSDVRDSEIYTILLRQIAPVGSGVTTEAMREADLLARAEVMLQQADKINCRSFLSPQDVVDGVYKLNVAFVANLFNNHPALDVPEDGNALEGLEGLEETREEKTYRNWINSMGVNPYVNWLYSDLADGLVIFQLFDVIRPGLVNWTRVHRSFSRLKGFMERLENCNYAVELGRKQGFSLVGVAGQDLFEGNATLTLALVWQLMRAYTLSVLTQLADTGHPIVEQEIVQWTNGKLKSAGKTSQIRSFQDPCICDARPIIDLVDAINPGCINYAQVLNATNQEERLANAKYAISMARKQGARIYALPEDIAEGKHKMVMTVFACLMARDYVPGQKQQQEQEQQQKQ, encoded by the exons TTGAGCAAGGGCTTCGTGGAGCTGTCGAATCTACGCGATGCCCTGGCCACGGTGGGCTTCAAGCTTCCCCAGTGGAAGGTCCGTCAGATGATCGAGGACATGGAGAGGCGTCGAGGCGCCCTGGCCGAACCGGGACGCCTGTCGATGGCCGAGTTCGAGCAGATCTACGCCGAGCTGCGCGGCCAGGAGGTCTCGGCGGGTTTCAAGGCCATGCTGTCCAAAAAG GACAACGTACAGACGCTGGGAGGCATGTCCGAAGCTTCCAGCGAAGGCACGACACATTCCGTTCGGCACGAGGAACGAGCCGCCTTCTCCGATTGGATAAACCGGAACCTCAGCTCAGACCCCGACCTGGCGCATCTGCTTCCTATCCCCATGCCCGGCGAGGTCCTGTACGATCGCGTCAAGGACGGCATCCTGCTCTGCAAGATGATCAACCACTCCTGCCCGGAGACGATCGACGAACGGGCCATCAACAAGAAGGGCCTCACCGTGTACACGAAGCACGAGAACCTGACGCTCGCCCTGAGCTCGGCGCAGTCCATCGGCTGCAGCATCGTCAACATCGACGCGCACGACTTGGCGCGCGGCAAGCCGCACCTTGTGCTGGGCCTGCTCTGGCAGATAATCAAGATCGGCCTCTTCAACCAGATCACGCTGCAGCACTGCCCGGGTCTCGTGCAGCTCGTGCAGCCGGGAGAGGACATGGCGCACTTGCTGCACCTCGCGCCCGAGGCCATTCTGCTGCGCTGGTGCAACTACCACCTCGAGCGGGCTGGCACCAACCGCCGGCTGAATAACTTCACCTCGGACGTGCGCGACTCTGAGATCTACACCATCCTGCTGCGCCAGATCGCCCCGGTCGGATCGGGCGTCACGACCGAGGCGATGCGCGAGGCCGACCTCCTGGCGCGGGCCGAGGTCATGCTGCAGCAGGCGGACAAGATCAACTGCCGCTCCTTCCTGAGCCCGCAGGACGTGGTCGACGGCGTGTACAAGCTGAACGTGGCCTTCGTGGCCAACCTGTTCAACAACCACCCAGCGCTGGACGTGCCGGAGGACGGCAATGCCCTGGAAGGCCTCGAGGGACTGGAGGAGACGCGCGAGGAGAAGACGTACCGCAACTGGATCAACTCGATGGGCGTGAATCCGTACGTGAACTGGCTGTACAGCGACCTGGCCGACGGGCTCGTCATCTTCCAGCTGTTCGACGTGATCCGGCCCGGACTGGTGAACTGGACGCGCGTGCACCGCAGCTTCAGCCGGCTCAAGGGCTTCATGGAGCGGCTGGAGAACTGCAACTACGCTGTCGAGCTGGGCCGCAAGCAGGGCTTCTCGCTGGTGGGCGTGGCCGGCCAGGACCTCTTCGAGGGCAACGCCACGCTCACGCTGGCGCTCGTCTGGCAGCTGATGCGCGCCTACACGCTATCGGTGCTCACCCAACTCGCGGACACGGGCCACCCCATCGTGGAACAGGAGATCGTCCAGTGGACAAATGGAAAG CTGAAGTCCGCTGGGAAGACTTCTCAAATCCGGAGCTTCCAAGATCCATGCATTTGTGATGCACGTCCTATCATCGACCTGGTGGATGCCATCAACCCTGGATGCATCAACTATGCTCAAGTCCTGAATGCAACTAACCAG GAGGAGCGCCTTGCAAATGCCAAGTATGCCATTTCGATGGCACGCAAACAAGGTGCCCGCATCTACGCGCTACCGGAGGACATTGCCGAGGGCAAGCACAAGATGGTCATGACTGTGTTCGCCTGCCTCATGGCCAGGGACTACGTGCCagggcagaagcagcagcaggaacaggaacagcagcagaagcagtAG
- the Fim gene encoding plastin-1 isoform X1, with protein MTSPPAWEGQPAEGLGCEQLWPPGNVAAARLRHTLLSKGFVELSNLRDALATVGFKLPQWKVRQMIEDMERRRGALAEPGRLSMAEFEQIYAELRGQEVSAGFKAMLSKKDNVQTLGGMSEASSEGTTHSVRHEERAAFSDWINRNLSSDPDLAHLLPIPMPGEVLYDRVKDGILLCKMINHSCPETIDERAINKKGLTVYTKHENLTLALSSAQSIGCSIVNIDAHDLARGKPHLVLGLLWQIIKIGLFNQITLQHCPGLVQLVQPGEDMAHLLHLAPEAILLRWCNYHLERAGTNRRLNNFTSDVRDSEIYTILLRQIAPVGSGVTTEAMREADLLARAEVMLQQADKINCRSFLSPQDVVDGVYKLNVAFVANLFNNHPALDVPEDGNALEGLEGLEETREEKTYRNWINSMGVNPYVNWLYSDLADGLVIFQLFDVIRPGLVNWTRVHRSFSRLKGFMERLENCNYAVELGRKQGFSLVGVAGQDLFEGNATLTLALVWQLMRAYTLSVLTQLADTGHPIVEQEIVQWTNGKLKSAGKTSQIRSFQDPCICDARPIIDLVDAINPGCINYAQVLNATNQEERLANAKYAISMARKQGARIYALPEDIAEGKHKMVMTVFACLMARDYVPGQKQQQEQEQQQKQ; from the exons atgaCGTCACCGCCCGCGTGGGAGGGACAGCCGGCCGAGGGACTTGGCTGCGAGCAGCTATGGCCGCCCGGGAACGTCGCCGCGGCCAGGTTGCGTCACACGCTG TTGAGCAAGGGCTTCGTGGAGCTGTCGAATCTACGCGATGCCCTGGCCACGGTGGGCTTCAAGCTTCCCCAGTGGAAGGTCCGTCAGATGATCGAGGACATGGAGAGGCGTCGAGGCGCCCTGGCCGAACCGGGACGCCTGTCGATGGCCGAGTTCGAGCAGATCTACGCCGAGCTGCGCGGCCAGGAGGTCTCGGCGGGTTTCAAGGCCATGCTGTCCAAAAAG GACAACGTACAGACGCTGGGAGGCATGTCCGAAGCTTCCAGCGAAGGCACGACACATTCCGTTCGGCACGAGGAACGAGCCGCCTTCTCCGATTGGATAAACCGGAACCTCAGCTCAGACCCCGACCTGGCGCATCTGCTTCCTATCCCCATGCCCGGCGAGGTCCTGTACGATCGCGTCAAGGACGGCATCCTGCTCTGCAAGATGATCAACCACTCCTGCCCGGAGACGATCGACGAACGGGCCATCAACAAGAAGGGCCTCACCGTGTACACGAAGCACGAGAACCTGACGCTCGCCCTGAGCTCGGCGCAGTCCATCGGCTGCAGCATCGTCAACATCGACGCGCACGACTTGGCGCGCGGCAAGCCGCACCTTGTGCTGGGCCTGCTCTGGCAGATAATCAAGATCGGCCTCTTCAACCAGATCACGCTGCAGCACTGCCCGGGTCTCGTGCAGCTCGTGCAGCCGGGAGAGGACATGGCGCACTTGCTGCACCTCGCGCCCGAGGCCATTCTGCTGCGCTGGTGCAACTACCACCTCGAGCGGGCTGGCACCAACCGCCGGCTGAATAACTTCACCTCGGACGTGCGCGACTCTGAGATCTACACCATCCTGCTGCGCCAGATCGCCCCGGTCGGATCGGGCGTCACGACCGAGGCGATGCGCGAGGCCGACCTCCTGGCGCGGGCCGAGGTCATGCTGCAGCAGGCGGACAAGATCAACTGCCGCTCCTTCCTGAGCCCGCAGGACGTGGTCGACGGCGTGTACAAGCTGAACGTGGCCTTCGTGGCCAACCTGTTCAACAACCACCCAGCGCTGGACGTGCCGGAGGACGGCAATGCCCTGGAAGGCCTCGAGGGACTGGAGGAGACGCGCGAGGAGAAGACGTACCGCAACTGGATCAACTCGATGGGCGTGAATCCGTACGTGAACTGGCTGTACAGCGACCTGGCCGACGGGCTCGTCATCTTCCAGCTGTTCGACGTGATCCGGCCCGGACTGGTGAACTGGACGCGCGTGCACCGCAGCTTCAGCCGGCTCAAGGGCTTCATGGAGCGGCTGGAGAACTGCAACTACGCTGTCGAGCTGGGCCGCAAGCAGGGCTTCTCGCTGGTGGGCGTGGCCGGCCAGGACCTCTTCGAGGGCAACGCCACGCTCACGCTGGCGCTCGTCTGGCAGCTGATGCGCGCCTACACGCTATCGGTGCTCACCCAACTCGCGGACACGGGCCACCCCATCGTGGAACAGGAGATCGTCCAGTGGACAAATGGAAAG CTGAAGTCCGCTGGGAAGACTTCTCAAATCCGGAGCTTCCAAGATCCATGCATTTGTGATGCACGTCCTATCATCGACCTGGTGGATGCCATCAACCCTGGATGCATCAACTATGCTCAAGTCCTGAATGCAACTAACCAG GAGGAGCGCCTTGCAAATGCCAAGTATGCCATTTCGATGGCACGCAAACAAGGTGCCCGCATCTACGCGCTACCGGAGGACATTGCCGAGGGCAAGCACAAGATGGTCATGACTGTGTTCGCCTGCCTCATGGCCAGGGACTACGTGCCagggcagaagcagcagcaggaacaggaacagcagcagaagcagtAG